Genomic DNA from Alkalihalobacterium alkalinitrilicum:
ACCTTAGATGAAGCACTAGAAAAGCGAGGAAACCCTAAAGGAGTCATCATCCATTCAGATCAAGGAAGTGTCTATTCTTCTTATGCTTATCAAAAGCGGATTAAAGAAAAGAATTTAGTCAGTAGTAGGTCACGCCGGGGACACTGTTGGGACAACGCAGTCATTGAGTCTTTCCATTCGAACCTGAAATCAGAAGAATTTCAGTATGTTAAATTCAATTCTTTGTCTTTAGAAGAAGTAAAGGATCGTGTAGATCACTGTATGAGGTATTATAACGATGAGCGTATCCAAGAAAAACTAGGCTACCACACACCAATAGAGTTTGGTGATATGGCAGCCTAGGAAGGTGTTTTATTACTGTCTCATATGACTAGGTCAGTCTATTCCTGCAATTTTTTAATAGATAATAACGGGATCGTAGACACTTAAATTATCATATACCTTTTTCATGACACCAGGAGGTACGTTGACACAGCCATTTGATCCTGCATTATGGTAGGCATTTTTTGACCAGTTAGTTCGCCAATCAGCATCGTGGAAACCTTGGCCGCTGTTTGTAAATGGTGCCCAATAATCAACGTCAACGGAGTAATTACTACCAGTGAGTGTGTATGGTGTCCGTTTAAAGAGGATATACCAAACCCCTGGTAATGTATCCTGTTGTGTACTACGGTTACCAGTAACCACATCGGTAGATACGACTAATTCCCCATCTCTGTAAATCCACATACGCTGTTCTGCAATCGACACTTCAGCATAAGTATCACCTATGCCGTAGTTTGAAATTGTTTCATAGCCATAACCTTCGCCACTCCAGCCATTTCCGTAAGTATTAGAAGCAGAAACCGATTCCTGACCTTTCTGAAAAGCATCTTTTATCATTTTTGACTCTTTTTCTACATTAAGGGCCCAGCCATAACCTTGTCCTTTAACCGATATAACTGAACCTGAATGAGTCTTAAAGGTGAAGTCTTTGCCTAATGTCGATTGAGCGTTATTAATCTCAACTATCTTCTCATGAATACTATCTGAGTTGATCATAATATTCATATCTTCTGATAAGGAAGCATTTATAATAAGTTCGCTAGCCGTTAATGAATAGACTTGATCTTGTACCTTATACTCAACAGTATGCCCAAGGAAATCTTGCAGTTTTTCCACCTGTTTTTGTACAGTCTCACTATCTTCCTTAATGGGTTGTAGAAAAATTGTCTCTAGATAAATTTCACTAGTGTATTCATGTTGGTCGTATTCCTCTAATAGACTTTTAACATCATATTGCTCACCTTCAGCGCTTTCAGAAACGATAATTTCGCCATTTTCTAAAGTTGCCTGGGCGTCTATAGGTGCAATCAAATCCTTATTTATAAAGTTTAGTTCTTGTTCCAACTCCGTTTTTAGTACTTGGCTACGATAGGGGTCTTGGTTGCTTAGTGTTAAATAATACGATTTTGCCTCGGAAGAAGGAAAAAATGTCCACTGACTATTTAATAGTTTTTTTATCTCGGGCAGATCATTTTCTGTAAATTCCATCTGCGTTTCTTTTCCTTCTAAAATGAGTAGTTCTCCAATATAAATTTCATTTTTAAAAGCAGATGTTTGCAATTTTTTTAGAGCTTGGTCAGCTGTTAGCCCACTAACTTCTATGTTATTAATAGTGATATTTGAATTAAAGTGGGTCATCTGATAATAGCTCATTGCAGCAAATATAATTGCAATAACACTGATGATTGCAATTATAAACTTCCAACTTTTAAACCATTTAGTTGATTTTTGTGGTGAAAGATTATTCTCTTCAACTGATTTTTCTATGGCATACCCCATATATATTCCCCCAAAACTATCACTTTCTTAGACTATATACTTGTCCTTTATACGAAGTTTATACTTATCTTTATTTTACCTCATTATTAATCTTTTACTAGATAGAAAAGACTATTTTTTGTAACTATTTGTAAGTTTAGAGAGAAATATTTGATATTTTACTCGTTTTTAATCTCAAGTAATTGTGTGCATAAGAGAACCATAGGTTAATTAGGAAAAGGCTTAGGATATTCTTAGCCTTTTTTGAGGCGAATTAAATTGTTAACTAATTCCTGGGGTGTTGTATAAGCATTGACGTATGGAGAGTAAACGGATTGTAGTGGAGTTTAGGTTTTTTTATCCCGTACTGTAGCTCTTCAAGGAGGATGGAGATGAATAAAAAAAACCGTTCGAGAAGAGAATAATCCTCTTCGAACGGTTATATGAGTGGTTATTATACTATTGTTGACCTTACAGATCTTGAGCAAAGCTACAATATAGTATGTGAGCTTAATATGCAACAGGTACAAATCCAGAATGATCAGTATTGTAACCAGTAATATCTGGTCTCGGGATCTCATCCCATCTCTCGGGGTCGACACCGAACACTTCCTCAGAGGCTAATCCATAGAGTAATTCTTGAATTCCTAATGCATTTTGACGAATATTATGACCGCGAGCACGTTGCCCTAAATTCCCGTCTCGTGTATTCCCAGATGTTTCAAAGAAAATAGCAGGATGGCTATGCTCTGCTTCGTTCAATCCGTCATAATTAAGGCCCAACATCATGGCTGAAACTACACCACCGTGAATATCAATTTCAGTAAAGCCTGTACGATTATTTCCAGTCGTGTATCGATCGATATTAATAAAACCATAATCTTTTAAAGCATCAAAAACATACACTTGCATTTGGCGCGTAATATCTTCGTATTGGCCGTCCTTAATATTAGGAAGTGTTGGTCCACCAGGAGCTAATGAAATTCCAAGTGACATCGTAATAGCTTCACCTGTCTCAGAATCTGTTTTTAAACCTTGATGGTGAATGTCAATACCATAGTCGGGTTGAATGTCTGTCCAATAGCTGTACCAAGCTTTAGATTCAACTGCTGCAAAGGCACCTTCCGCCCAGTCACGGTTCAAGTCTATTCTAATTTGATTTCCTCTATCATTTAATAATGGTTCACTTGTTTCTTGGTCCATTAATACCGTTTGGCGGATATTCATTTCACTGCCATCAGGATTATACATGGGAATAATATACAAGGTTAGTTCATCTAACACTTTACGGTATTGCGTTGACTGATTGCTAATATACATTTGAAGTAGTTGTAGAGACGCTTCCGTTCCGTAAGGCTCATCACCATGAATTCGGCTTTGGATCCATACTTTTTCAGGTCCATTTCCAATTTTAGCAACATACAAGTCGCGGCCTTGTTCACTCTTACTATATTCATAACCTAAATCATCTAGAGTAAATACTTCTAATTCACCTTTACTTCTTTTTTCAAGGGCTTTTAACTCTTTAATCATGTCATCGTATGTAACAATGCTTGAAATGTTTGTATTTCCTTCGGTTGACGGATGATTTTGTTTAGCAAATACAGAAGAAGAAAAAATAGAAAGCAACATACAGGTACTCAATAATAAAATAAATGCTTTTTTCAAAAAAAACTACCTCCTAGAATTTTGTATATGTACGGATACTCTAGTGAAATTTAGTATCTCTATCATTTCCGTTGGTTGAAATTATAATAGAATGTAATAACTGGAAAATACCCCTAAAAGGTCCTGAATTTACGTAGTGTTAAACTAATGGTGATCTTATCAATACTTTTATCCTATTAAAGTATTAAATTATTAAATTGTTTTGACAATTTGTAAAATTGGCACTACCTATAAACTAGATAATGTGCCTATAATTATTTCCGTTTTATGAGTTTCTTCTTTTTTGATAAATAGAAGTTGATTAAAAAGTCCTGTAAAAACAATTTTCAAGAAAGTGATGTTCAACTTTCCATTTGTTTATGAAGACAATCATAGGTTGTTATATTAGGGAGTGGAAAACAAAATTTAAAGGCTAGCTTTTTTTGTAAATTTTTGGAGAAGGGCTCCATCCCTTTTGGAATAGGTGGTCCAATTAGAAAAGCAGGTGTAGGGCTAAATGCGTAAGATAATAGGGGGGAGTGAATGAAATGGATGGTAAAGAGGGGAGATTACAAAGAAATCCTCAGAAGGTTTTTAAAAAAGAGCAGCGAGCTAGTTTAGCCTTATAAATTTTTGCTATTATGAAAAAATAGGCTTAGTTTGTACGATTGAAAATAGCTTAAGAGTGGCTATGTAGAATATAAAGCATGGATAATGATTTAAAGGCTTAGGATGGCATGTCTAAGCCTTTTTGGTCATTCTAATGTAATTGGCATCTAAATTTAAAAGCCGCAAGTAAACAGAGTTTGAAGTTTCATATAGTTATAGAGCAGACGGGAGTGTCTTCCTTCTTGTGTGTAGGGATTCATTAAGGGGCGGAGACGATGGAGAAACGCTTGGTCACATTCACAGCGATTATGATGCAATTTGTAGCAAAGATCATGGTCTCTACACGCTGCATCTACTCGATTAATAGGAGCACCAGGCCCGCTGCAGCCAGGCCCGCACCAATTATAGCCAGGGAAAATACAAAACCGGAAACCTCTATTTGTATTATGCTGCACTATAAAACCCTCCTTTCACTTCTGAAAGTTTTATAGTACAACCTATTCGTTGGTGTGTGAGTTGGTGTGAGCTGGAACCTAATTGAAAAAAATAAAGACATTTAGTTATAAAAGTTTCGACATCAAAAAGGAGCTCACTAAATGAGCTCCTACAATATAACTATTATTTTAAATTTACTAAAATAAAACATTGATCATCATTTTTATGATAAGCATTTGCTTCATGACTGATCCCTGCAATTAACTTCTCTTTTAACGTAGAGAGCGGAACATCTAAGTTCGAGGCTAAAATGGCGCGTAACCGACTGTCTTCTTCAATTGGGTCTTCTACACCATCTGTATAAAGAAGGAGTTTGCTGCCTTTTGCATACGGTAACGTTTTCGATTGGAATCTAATACCGTTGAGAAGACCGACTGGAGGACTGGTCGCTGACAGCTCGTCCACTTCTCCATTGGCATGTTGGAGCAACGTTGGTGGGTGGCCCGCATTAATATACTCAATTTGTTCTTTGTACGTATCGACTACAGCGTAGAAAGCAGTGCAATAATGGCGTGTTTCCTCATTGTTGTGAAACAGTGAATGCAAGTAATGATCAAGCTCACTCATGACATGCTCGGGTGTAAATCCTCTTGAGATGAGACGTTGAAAAAGGGATTGAAGTGACATTGTGATTAATGCTGATGAAATCCCGTGGCCCATCACATCTAAAATCATAACTCCGTACCGATGGGAACCGATTTGGTAAAATCCATAGATGTCGCCTGATAATTGACTAGAAGCTTTATAATAGGCTTGAATTTCAATATGTTCATTATCAATGGGATCGGTTAATGATGTTTCTTGAATTTTTCTTGCTAATTCTAATTTTTTACTCGTATCGAGTTTATATTTTTGATTTTCTTTGTTTAGTTGAACGAGTTCAACTTGTTTTGTTTCTAACGTTTGTAGAGCAATTTCTAATTCGGCATTCGTCTGATTTTTCGCATGCAAAGCGGCTTCTGCCTCTTTTTTAGCAATGAGAAGTTCATTTTCGTATTCATCTCTTTTCCGTACAGGGATGAATACACAATCGATGACAGTTATGTTTTCTCGTTG
This window encodes:
- a CDS encoding L,D-transpeptidase family protein, with protein sequence MGYAIEKSVEENNLSPQKSTKWFKSWKFIIAIISVIAIIFAAMSYYQMTHFNSNITINNIEVSGLTADQALKKLQTSAFKNEIYIGELLILEGKETQMEFTENDLPEIKKLLNSQWTFFPSSEAKSYYLTLSNQDPYRSQVLKTELEQELNFINKDLIAPIDAQATLENGEIIVSESAEGEQYDVKSLLEEYDQHEYTSEIYLETIFLQPIKEDSETVQKQVEKLQDFLGHTVEYKVQDQVYSLTASELIINASLSEDMNIMINSDSIHEKIVEINNAQSTLGKDFTFKTHSGSVISVKGQGYGWALNVEKESKMIKDAFQKGQESVSASNTYGNGWSGEGYGYETISNYGIGDTYAEVSIAEQRMWIYRDGELVVSTDVVTGNRSTQQDTLPGVWYILFKRTPYTLTGSNYSVDVDYWAPFTNSGQGFHDADWRTNWSKNAYHNAGSNGCVNVPPGVMKKVYDNLSVYDPVIIY
- a CDS encoding M14 family zinc carboxypeptidase codes for the protein MKKAFILLLSTCMLLSIFSSSVFAKQNHPSTEGNTNISSIVTYDDMIKELKALEKRSKGELEVFTLDDLGYEYSKSEQGRDLYVAKIGNGPEKVWIQSRIHGDEPYGTEASLQLLQMYISNQSTQYRKVLDELTLYIIPMYNPDGSEMNIRQTVLMDQETSEPLLNDRGNQIRIDLNRDWAEGAFAAVESKAWYSYWTDIQPDYGIDIHHQGLKTDSETGEAITMSLGISLAPGGPTLPNIKDGQYEDITRQMQVYVFDALKDYGFINIDRYTTGNNRTGFTEIDIHGGVVSAMMLGLNYDGLNEAEHSHPAIFFETSGNTRDGNLGQRARGHNIRQNALGIQELLYGLASEEVFGVDPERWDEIPRPDITGYNTDHSGFVPVAY
- a CDS encoding phospholipase is translated as MQHNTNRGFRFCIFPGYNWCGPGCSGPGAPINRVDAACRDHDLCYKLHHNRCECDQAFLHRLRPLMNPYTQEGRHSRLLYNYMKLQTLFTCGF
- a CDS encoding SpoIIE family protein phosphatase produces the protein MDEQLNYAPCGFVTLTEEGTIITINQSLLRLLGYREDELDQQHIHKILTAPAQMFYQLYFFPLVKIEGKVEEMYLSLRMKTGEEIPILLNAKQNQRENITVIDCVFIPVRKRDEYENELLIAKKEAEAALHAKNQTNAELEIALQTLETKQVELVQLNKENQKYKLDTSKKLELARKIQETSLTDPIDNEHIEIQAYYKASSQLSGDIYGFYQIGSHRYGVMILDVMGHGISSALITMSLQSLFQRLISRGFTPEHVMSELDHYLHSLFHNNEETRHYCTAFYAVVDTYKEQIEYINAGHPPTLLQHANGEVDELSATSPPVGLLNGIRFQSKTLPYAKGSKLLLYTDGVEDPIEEDSRLRAILASNLDVPLSTLKEKLIAGISHEANAYHKNDDQCFILVNLK